Sequence from the Chanodichthys erythropterus isolate Z2021 chromosome 12, ASM2448905v1, whole genome shotgun sequence genome:
AGTTTTTTtggccatttctaattattgggGGGGACTTGTGTCCCTCAATGTCTATTATGGTTACGGCCCTGCTTTCAGGTGACATCACTGAGCTTTCCAATTTTTAAACCCCGCCCTACCCAGCCCATGTGTGGAGTACGTCAGCACTTGTCTCTTCGCACCACATCCGGTATAGACAGTAttactgattataatgggttctatttggTTTTTCCGCGTTTCTTCGCACCATTCATGTCCGGTGTAGTGTCACAGTTCGTTTTAGGGTCATTTATCCAAGACCAGATCTTTATCATGTCCTGTGGGCTCCTGGGATGGACCAGAATCAAACTTTTGTAAGCACATGGATTCTCTCTGTTCTTCTGCTCAATATCAAAGGTCCTAAAGCCCCCGTGTTTCTCTGGTACCAGTCCCAGTCTCTGCAGACACATCCCCGTGTACACGTCGTCGATCGGGTACAATGTGACCAGGCGAGAGATCGTTCTTAGCCGCAGTGCCAAATTACCCGAATACAAGTAGCCTCCACCACCCGCGTACGGTGGGTAACCCCCCAGAAACACGCTCTCGGGGATGTAATACTTGAGGTTTTTGCTCCGGTGTGGTCCGGCATTGGTGATCACGTCACCAATAAAAAGGTCCTTTGTGCTGGACACCGAAAAGTTGCCTAGGTAAGTCAGAATATGGTGCGTGTTGACGAAAACGTCATCATCGCCTTTGAAGACATATTGGGCCGAAGTGCAATGTGTCCCAAACCACTCCAGAAAGAGGACTTCTTTCAAGGTAAGATTGAAGAACGAATCCCGGTAATCCCACTGAAGGACGTCGCCGTACAACGCCGCCTCGTGCTTCACCATATCAGACAAGTCCGGGTAGTGGTCCGTTGGAGTTGTGTTGCCAAGTAGGAACACCGTGGCGATGCGCCGACCGTCGAGGACACCAGCACGACCCCATGATTCCCGGATGGCCTGCCGTCGGTCGAAATGTGGCGCAATGGATTTTATCGCAAGCAAAAGGTACGGTGGTTTAGAACACACTTTGGGTGCGTCCGTTATCAAGGGGTAAGACCTACATCCCATGTACAATAGGAAATCCTGGAATCGCTGTGGTAGGGAACTGAAGTTTTCAATCTGTGTCATCACTCTGCTGTCTGTCCGGCACGAACTAGTGCCATTCAACCAGTGTGGGATTCCCCGAAAGTCACGAGGGGGCTCGCTGCTATTCACAAGGGGCAGGTAATAGATGTCGTCGAGACGCTCCTGTTCACGATTCCAGAACGCCTCGCTGATTTTCATCTTCTTCCAGAACACTTTGGGCATCATTTTCTGTCGCTTGTAGATGACCTGGTCCTGCCCGTAGCTTCGGGCCACTTCAACCACGATGTAGAGGAGAAAATTGGCTAACATCAGCACTCCGAGCACCTTGGTCCTATTCCAGTTGCTGTTCATCTTGAAGATGCCCTCACCACCTATAGACACAGAAGGAGTTTCATTACCTATTGGGTCACAGTCTGAAAACAGAGGTGTGGATGGTCTACAGAAGATGGTGGGGAAAGTGGGATGGGCAAAACACAATCAATTGGAAAGCAGAGGAACATGTTAGTTACATTAGAAAGAAAAAGTCAGTATGGACTTTGTCCCAAATCCCTTTGAGCTGATCGACAAACAGAATGTGTTAAAACCTCAGCCATGAGAGTTCTTCGCAAAACCTTTACCTATCTGGTGAATTTAGACTCAGGCATCATTCACACGGCACTTGAACATTTCCTCCACATGTGGCACAGATCTATTTACTGAATGACAGTGTGTAAAAGTAATGAATCAATTCTGATCTGGGACACTTACATAATACATCtaatatattttcacatatgTAATTGGCCCAGATCAAAATTGAAGTATAATCATAGTATAATCAAGTATAATTATTGTAATTCTGAGAACAGGAAAGTCCCctactttatcactagaaaaaaattTAGAACCAGTTAAAGAAATAGTTTTTCCTCAATTGCAAGTTGCTTTGGacaaaagtgtctgctaaatgaataatgtAAACATGTAAGTATTATGAAATCATTTAAGACAACCTGAATCCGGGGTTCTGTATAGAACCACACTGAACCTTTTTTCTAGGTGTGACATATCTTTATaattatcgttcttggtgtgaacaggcctttattGTCTTAATGTAGGTTCCTGTTCTTATTGTGCACAATTCAGTACATTGGTGGatgttttttcaattttttattttatttaacagtttcTCCCTAATGTCTCTGAAACGACTTTCTCTTTGCCACAAATTGCTCTTAtgtttttccattaaaacaACTTTTCAGCTTATTATGTAACATATATAGATACAAACAGCATTCAAAATgtctgaaaaatgaatgtcCATTATGTTGTGGGCCACAtttaaaatgtcatctgaacaactGTACAAACAAATGGATTTGAATAGATAACCAGAGTAGA
This genomic interval carries:
- the b3gnt2a gene encoding N-acetyllactosaminide beta-1,3-N-acetylglucosaminyltransferase 2a isoform X1, yielding MDLTLDLPCRCPRCGEGIFKMNSNWNRTKVLGVLMLANFLLYIVVEVARSYGQDQVIYKRQKMMPKVFWKKMKISEAFWNREQERLDDIYYLPLVNSSEPPRDFRGIPHWLNGTSSCRTDSRVMTQIENFSSLPQRFQDFLLYMGCRSYPLITDAPKVCSKPPYLLLAIKSIAPHFDRRQAIRESWGRAGVLDGRRIATVFLLGNTTPTDHYPDLSDMVKHEAALYGDVLQWDYRDSFFNLTLKEVLFLEWFGTHCTSAQYVFKGDDDVFVNTHHILTYLGNFSVSSTKDLFIGDVITNAGPHRSKNLKYYIPESVFLGGYPPYAGGGGYLYSGNLALRLRTISRLVTLYPIDDVYTGMCLQRLGLVPEKHGGFRTFDIEQKNRENPCAYKSLILVHPRSPQDMIKIWSWINDPKTNCDTTPDMNGAKKRGKTK
- the b3gnt2a gene encoding N-acetyllactosaminide beta-1,3-N-acetylglucosaminyltransferase 2a isoform X2: MNSNWNRTKVLGVLMLANFLLYIVVEVARSYGQDQVIYKRQKMMPKVFWKKMKISEAFWNREQERLDDIYYLPLVNSSEPPRDFRGIPHWLNGTSSCRTDSRVMTQIENFSSLPQRFQDFLLYMGCRSYPLITDAPKVCSKPPYLLLAIKSIAPHFDRRQAIRESWGRAGVLDGRRIATVFLLGNTTPTDHYPDLSDMVKHEAALYGDVLQWDYRDSFFNLTLKEVLFLEWFGTHCTSAQYVFKGDDDVFVNTHHILTYLGNFSVSSTKDLFIGDVITNAGPHRSKNLKYYIPESVFLGGYPPYAGGGGYLYSGNLALRLRTISRLVTLYPIDDVYTGMCLQRLGLVPEKHGGFRTFDIEQKNRENPCAYKSLILVHPRSPQDMIKIWSWINDPKTNCDTTPDMNGAKKRGKTK